The Vigna unguiculata cultivar IT97K-499-35 chromosome 6, ASM411807v1, whole genome shotgun sequence genome contains a region encoding:
- the LOC114186955 gene encoding basic 7S globulin 2-like, producing the protein MHHSSYKRKTHHSGLHTPTPFIITVLAMSSSFAIHFFLISIPLFSVCSLSASHAPNTKPHPFLLPIKKDPATNLFYTSVGVGTPRHNFDLTIDLAGENLWYDCNTHYNSSSYRPIACGSKQCTDVACIGCNGPFKPGCTNNTCPANTANPLAKYLFGGGLAKDFIYLVQHKLSGLLSSCVDTDGYPSFTNDESPLNGLPKNSRGIIGLSKSHLALPIQLASAYKLPSRFSLCLPSSNHQGFTNLLLGAGEYPLGTSKFLHTTPLIVNPISTGPISEKGVASNEYFIDVKAVKIDGHVVNLKPSLLSIDNKGNGGTKISTMSPFTELQTSVYKPFIRDFLKKASDRRLKKVVAVAPFEACFDSTSIGNSATGLVVPTIDLVLQGGVQWSIHGANSMVMAKKNVACLAFVDGGTEPRMSAVKASIVIGGYQLQDNHLVFDVASSKLSFSSSLLLHNATCSHS; encoded by the coding sequence ATGCATCATTCTTCCTATAAAAGGAAAACTCATCATTCTGGATTACACACACCCACACCATTCATTATCACTGTCTTAGCAATGTCTTCCTCTTTCGCCATCCATTTCTTCCTAATCTCAATACCCCTTTTCTCAGTTTGTTCCTTATCTGCATCTCATGCTCCCAACACCAAACCACACCCCTTTCTCCTTCCCATTAAGAAAGACCCTGCAACTAATCTCTTCTACACTTCAGTTGGCGTAGGAACTCCCAGGCACAACTTTGATCTAACCATTGATCTTGCCGGAGAAAACCTATGGTATGACTGTAATACTCACTACAACTCTTCTTCCTACCGCCCTATAGCCTGTGGCTCAAAGCAATGCACCGACGTTGCATGTATTGGCTGCAATGGCCCCTTCAAACCAGGTTGCACAAACAACACATGTCCTGCTAACACAGCCAATCCATTAGCAAAATACCTTTTCGGTGGTGGTTTAGCCAAGGATTTCATATACCTTGTTCAACACAAACTTTCTGGCTTGCTTTCTAGCTGTGTTGACACCGATGGATACCCATCCTTCACCAATGACGAGTCACCTCTAAACGGCTTACCCAAAAACAGCAGAGGAATTATAGGCCTTTCAAAGTCGCACCTTGCATTACCAATTCAGCTTGCATCCGCTTATAAGCTTCCTTCCAGGTTTTCTCTCTGTTTACCCTCTTCAAACCACCAAGGTTTCACCAACTTGCTTCTCGGGGCTGGGGAATATCCTCTTGGAACATCCAAGTTTCTCCACACCACCCCTCTAATTGTTAACCCCATTTCCACTGGTCCTATTTCTGAGAAAGGTGTTGCCTCCAACGAATACTTCATTGACGTCAAAGCTGTTAAGATTGACGGCCATGTTGTGAACCTCAAGCCTTCCCTTTTGTCTATTGATAACAAGGGAAATGGCGGCACCAAGATCAGTACCATGAGTCCTTTCACTGAATTACAAACCTCTGTCTACAAGCCTTTCATTCGAGATTTCCTCAAGAAAGCGTCGGACAGAAGATTAAAGAAAGTTGTAGCAGTAGCACCATTTGAGGCATGTTTTGATTCAACCAGCATTGGTAATTCTGCAACAGGACTTGTTGTGCCAACTATTGATCTAGTGCTGCAAGGGGGAGTGCAGTGGAGTATTCATGGAGCCAATTCCATGGTTATGGCCAAGAAAAATGTTGCATGTCTGGCGTTTGTTGATGGAGGGACGGAGCCTCGAATGTCGGCTGTGAAAGCTTCGATTGTTATCGGTGGATATCAGTTGCAGGACAACCATTTGGTGTTTGATGTGGCTTCCTCTAAATTGAGCTTCAGTTCATCGCTTTTGCTCCACAATGCCACGTGCTCCCACTCTTGA